The Malus domestica chromosome 13, GDT2T_hap1 genome includes a window with the following:
- the LOC103453036 gene encoding DNA topoisomerase 1 beta-like isoform X3 translates to MWARVDGNQEKVGNFRVEPPGLFRGRGEHPKSGKLKRRICPSDVTINIGKNAPIPECPIPGESWKEVRHDNTVTWLAFWNDPINPREFKYVFLAPSSNLKGLSDMQKYEKARRLKDHIGKIRASYTKDFTSKDVTKRQIAVATYLIDKLALRAGNEKDDDEADTVGCCTLKVENVKAIPPNSLEFNFLGKDSIRYENTVEVETPVYKAIIQFQSGKRGSDDLFDMLDTSRLNAHLKNVMDGLTAKVFRTYNASITLDDILNKKTKDGDLSEKLVVYQHANKEVAIICNHQRTVSKTHSAQMSKLTEKIDDLQGIVKDLKIDLDRAKKGKPPLKDADGKQKKNLTPEALERKIAQTNAKIEKMELDMRTKEDLKTVALGTSKINYLDPRITVAWCKRHEVPIEKIFNKSLLAKFSWAMPVEPDFRF, encoded by the exons ATGTGGGCTCGCGTTGATGGTAACCAAGAAAAG GTTGGAAACTTCAGAGTTGAACCACCTGGGTTATTCCGAGGTCGTGGAGAGCATCCAAAG TCGGGAAAGCTGAAAAGACGGATTTGTCCAAGTGATGTTACAATTAATATAGGAAAGAATGCCCCAATTCCAGAGTGTCCCATCCCTGGTGAaag CTGGAAAGAAGTAAGGCATGACAATACGGTCACATGGTTAGCTTTCTGGAACGATCCAATTAATCCAAGGGAATTCAAATACGTGTTTCTGGCACCTAGTAGTAACTTGAAGGGTTTAAGTGACATGCAGAAATACGAAAAAGCACGGAGATTGAAG GACCATATAGGAAAAATCAGGGCTTCATACACCAAGGATTTTACTAGTAAAGATGTAACTAAGCGGCAGATAGCAGTTGCTACCTATCTCATTGATAAACTTGCTCTCAGGGCGGGTAATGAGAAG GATGATGATGAAGCGGATACTGTTGGTTGCTGCACTTTAAAAGTAGAGAATGTAAAAGCAATTCCCCCTAACTCGTTGGAG tTTAACTTCCTTGGTAAAGACTCAATCAGATATGAAAATACTGTTGAAGTTGAGACTCCTGTTTACAAGGCAATTATACAGTTCCAGTCTG GGAAACGTGGCAGTGATGATCTCTTTGACATGTTGGATACCAGTAGATTGAATGCTCATCTAAAGAATGTGATGGATGGCCTTACAGCAAAAGTGTTCCGTACCTACAATGCATCTATCACATTGGATGACATA TTGAACAAGAAAACCAAAGACGGAGATCTTTCAGAGAAACTCGTTGTTTATCAGCATGCAAACAAAGAG GTTGCCATCATTTGTAATCATCAACGGACTGTCTCAAAGACTCACAGTGCACAAATGTCCAAGTTAACAGAAAAGATTGATGACCTTCAG GGCATCGTGAAAGATCTGAAAATAGATTTGGACAGGGCCAAAAAAGGAAAGCCCCCACTGAAAGATGCTGatggaaagcaaaagaaaaatttgaccCCGGAAGC GTTGGAGAGGAAGATAGCTCAAACAAATGCAAAGATTGAAAAAATGGAACTGGATATGAGAACTAAAGAGGATCTGAAAACAGTGGCATTGGGAACGTCTAAAATCAACTATCTTGACCCGAGGATCACCGTTGCTTGGTGCAAGCGGCATGAAGTTCCAATCGAGAAG ATCTTCAACAAGTCACTCCTCGCGAAGTTTTCTTGGGCAATGCCAGTGGAGCCTGACTTCAGATTCTGA
- the LOC103453036 gene encoding DNA topoisomerase 1 alpha-like isoform X1 has translation MAVQTSTKPNVYEDEDDEPLVFKRCSTKSKPNQLNAEAKKIPAQRQVGQPGKQVSEHRSSNGLNSSVQKGKMVPSTKSPPVKSPLASPKASTSSAGASAVSNSKASTSSRASPVPKSPPLTTLDGHSKRLSEQNKSTTIKKEINSIEHPAQGNSDSEDEKPIGARLGKVKPSEDSDDDKPLSSRIAPKSKVGTSGSHPYDSKERKPVVSKVQKNGSSTTDKGKAPSVVSSKRPLDKANPSENSSAKRLKVSDSSTSVKNKPVAAKQEPKEEDDDDDFIPISQRSKKVASDSKSSLTKQTVTKVGSFSIKKTIKKSQKASKFTKYSKSTTKPPSSNDGQTKWTTLEHNGVIFPPPYKPHGIKMLYNGKPVTLTPEQEEVATMYAVMKDTDYVQKETFRKNFWADWHKLLGKNHVIQKLDACDFTPIYDWYQNEKEKKKQMSTEEKKALKEEKLKQEEKYMWARVDGNQEKVGNFRVEPPGLFRGRGEHPKSGKLKRRICPSDVTINIGKNAPIPECPIPGESWKEVRHDNTVTWLAFWNDPINPREFKYVFLAPSSNLKGLSDMQKYEKARRLKDHIGKIRASYTKDFTSKDVTKRQIAVATYLIDKLALRAGNEKDDDEADTVGCCTLKVENVKAIPPNSLEFNFLGKDSIRYENTVEVETPVYKAIIQFQSGKRGSDDLFDMLDTSRLNAHLKNVMDGLTAKVFRTYNASITLDDILNKKTKDGDLSEKLVVYQHANKEVAIICNHQRTVSKTHSAQMSKLTEKIDDLQGIVKDLKIDLDRAKKGKPPLKDADGKQKKNLTPEALERKIAQTNAKIEKMELDMRTKEDLKTVALGTSKINYLDPRITVAWCKRHEVPIEKIFNKSLLAKFSWAMPVEPDFRF, from the exons ATGGCTGTTCAGACTTCTACTAAACCGAATGTATATGAAGACGAGGATGATGAACCTTTAGTTTTCAAACGGTGCAGCACGAAATCTAAACCCAATCAATTAAACGCCGAAGCAAAGAAAATACCAGCTCAGAGGCAAGTTGGACAACCAGGGAAGCAGGTATCTGAACACCGTTCTTCAAATGGTCTAAACTCGAGTGTTCAAAAAGGTAAGATGGTTCCATCAACCAAATCACCACCAGTAAAATCTCCGCTAGCAAGcccaaaagcttcaacttcatcTGCTGGGGCATCAGCAGTGTCAAattcaaaagcttcaacttcatcTAGGGCATCACCAGTACCCAAATCACCACCGTTGACTACATTAGATGGTCATTCTAAACGGTTATCAGAACAGAATAAGTCTACCACAATTAAGAAGGAAATTAATTCTATTGAGCATCCTGCTCAAGGAAATAGTGATTCTGAAGATGAAAAACCGATAGGTGCCAGACTGGGGAAAGTGAAACCTTCTGAAGATTCAGATGATGATAAACCTTTATCATCAAGGATTGCACCAAAGTCCAAGGTGGGAACATCAGGCAGTCACCCTTATGATTCTAAAGAAAGGAAGCCCGTTGTTTCAAAAGTTCAGAAGAACGGTTCCAGCACAACAGATAAAGGCAAAGCTCCATCTGTGGTCTCTAGTAAGAGGCCTCTGGATAAGGCCAATCCTTCTGAGAACTCATCAGCTAAAAGGCTAAAAGTTTCAGATTCTTCTACATCTGTAAAGAATAAGCCGGTAGCGGCCAAACAAGAAccaaaggaagaagatgatgatgatgacttCATTCCAATTTCCCAGAGGAGTAAGAAAGTTGCATCGGATAGTAAATCATCTCTGACAAAGCAAACCGTAACCAAAGTTGGTTCATTCTCAATCAAGAAAACGATCAAGAAGAGCCAAAAGGCATCAAAATTTACAAAGTATTCTAAATCGACCACGAAGCCACCGAGCTCTAATGATGGGCAGACAAAATGGACAACTTTAGAACACAATGGTGTCATTTTCCCACCTCCATACAAGCCTCATGGGATAAAGATGCTTTATAATGGGAAGCCAGTCACCTTGACTCCTGAACAAGAGGAG GTTGCAACAATGTATGCAGTGATGAAAGATACAGATTATGTGCAAAAAGAAACTTTCAGAAAAAATTTCTGGGCTGATTGGCATAAGTTGCTTGGGAAGAACCATGTAATTCAGAAATTGGATGCTTGTGATTTTACCCCAATATATGACTGGTATCagaatgaaaaggaaaagaagaaacaaatgagTACAGAA GAGAAGAAGGCCTTGAAGGAGGAGAAACTAAAACAAGAGGAGAAGTATATGTGGGCTCGCGTTGATGGTAACCAAGAAAAG GTTGGAAACTTCAGAGTTGAACCACCTGGGTTATTCCGAGGTCGTGGAGAGCATCCAAAG TCGGGAAAGCTGAAAAGACGGATTTGTCCAAGTGATGTTACAATTAATATAGGAAAGAATGCCCCAATTCCAGAGTGTCCCATCCCTGGTGAaag CTGGAAAGAAGTAAGGCATGACAATACGGTCACATGGTTAGCTTTCTGGAACGATCCAATTAATCCAAGGGAATTCAAATACGTGTTTCTGGCACCTAGTAGTAACTTGAAGGGTTTAAGTGACATGCAGAAATACGAAAAAGCACGGAGATTGAAG GACCATATAGGAAAAATCAGGGCTTCATACACCAAGGATTTTACTAGTAAAGATGTAACTAAGCGGCAGATAGCAGTTGCTACCTATCTCATTGATAAACTTGCTCTCAGGGCGGGTAATGAGAAG GATGATGATGAAGCGGATACTGTTGGTTGCTGCACTTTAAAAGTAGAGAATGTAAAAGCAATTCCCCCTAACTCGTTGGAG tTTAACTTCCTTGGTAAAGACTCAATCAGATATGAAAATACTGTTGAAGTTGAGACTCCTGTTTACAAGGCAATTATACAGTTCCAGTCTG GGAAACGTGGCAGTGATGATCTCTTTGACATGTTGGATACCAGTAGATTGAATGCTCATCTAAAGAATGTGATGGATGGCCTTACAGCAAAAGTGTTCCGTACCTACAATGCATCTATCACATTGGATGACATA TTGAACAAGAAAACCAAAGACGGAGATCTTTCAGAGAAACTCGTTGTTTATCAGCATGCAAACAAAGAG GTTGCCATCATTTGTAATCATCAACGGACTGTCTCAAAGACTCACAGTGCACAAATGTCCAAGTTAACAGAAAAGATTGATGACCTTCAG GGCATCGTGAAAGATCTGAAAATAGATTTGGACAGGGCCAAAAAAGGAAAGCCCCCACTGAAAGATGCTGatggaaagcaaaagaaaaatttgaccCCGGAAGC GTTGGAGAGGAAGATAGCTCAAACAAATGCAAAGATTGAAAAAATGGAACTGGATATGAGAACTAAAGAGGATCTGAAAACAGTGGCATTGGGAACGTCTAAAATCAACTATCTTGACCCGAGGATCACCGTTGCTTGGTGCAAGCGGCATGAAGTTCCAATCGAGAAG ATCTTCAACAAGTCACTCCTCGCGAAGTTTTCTTGGGCAATGCCAGTGGAGCCTGACTTCAGATTCTGA
- the LOC103453036 gene encoding DNA topoisomerase 1 beta-like isoform X4 — protein sequence MQKYEKARRLKDHIGKIRASYTKDFTSKDVTKRQIAVATYLIDKLALRAGNEKDDDEADTVGCCTLKVENVKAIPPNSLEFNFLGKDSIRYENTVEVETPVYKAIIQFQSGKRGSDDLFDMLDTSRLNAHLKNVMDGLTAKVFRTYNASITLDDILNKKTKDGDLSEKLVVYQHANKEVAIICNHQRTVSKTHSAQMSKLTEKIDDLQGIVKDLKIDLDRAKKGKPPLKDADGKQKKNLTPEALERKIAQTNAKIEKMELDMRTKEDLKTVALGTSKINYLDPRITVAWCKRHEVPIEKIFNKSLLAKFSWAMPVEPDFRF from the exons ATGCAGAAATACGAAAAAGCACGGAGATTGAAG GACCATATAGGAAAAATCAGGGCTTCATACACCAAGGATTTTACTAGTAAAGATGTAACTAAGCGGCAGATAGCAGTTGCTACCTATCTCATTGATAAACTTGCTCTCAGGGCGGGTAATGAGAAG GATGATGATGAAGCGGATACTGTTGGTTGCTGCACTTTAAAAGTAGAGAATGTAAAAGCAATTCCCCCTAACTCGTTGGAG tTTAACTTCCTTGGTAAAGACTCAATCAGATATGAAAATACTGTTGAAGTTGAGACTCCTGTTTACAAGGCAATTATACAGTTCCAGTCTG GGAAACGTGGCAGTGATGATCTCTTTGACATGTTGGATACCAGTAGATTGAATGCTCATCTAAAGAATGTGATGGATGGCCTTACAGCAAAAGTGTTCCGTACCTACAATGCATCTATCACATTGGATGACATA TTGAACAAGAAAACCAAAGACGGAGATCTTTCAGAGAAACTCGTTGTTTATCAGCATGCAAACAAAGAG GTTGCCATCATTTGTAATCATCAACGGACTGTCTCAAAGACTCACAGTGCACAAATGTCCAAGTTAACAGAAAAGATTGATGACCTTCAG GGCATCGTGAAAGATCTGAAAATAGATTTGGACAGGGCCAAAAAAGGAAAGCCCCCACTGAAAGATGCTGatggaaagcaaaagaaaaatttgaccCCGGAAGC GTTGGAGAGGAAGATAGCTCAAACAAATGCAAAGATTGAAAAAATGGAACTGGATATGAGAACTAAAGAGGATCTGAAAACAGTGGCATTGGGAACGTCTAAAATCAACTATCTTGACCCGAGGATCACCGTTGCTTGGTGCAAGCGGCATGAAGTTCCAATCGAGAAG ATCTTCAACAAGTCACTCCTCGCGAAGTTTTCTTGGGCAATGCCAGTGGAGCCTGACTTCAGATTCTGA
- the LOC103453036 gene encoding DNA topoisomerase 1 alpha-like isoform X2, translating into MVPSTKSPPVKSPLASPKASTSSAGASAVSNSKASTSSRASPVPKSPPLTTLDGHSKRLSEQNKSTTIKKEINSIEHPAQGNSDSEDEKPIGARLGKVKPSEDSDDDKPLSSRIAPKSKVGTSGSHPYDSKERKPVVSKVQKNGSSTTDKGKAPSVVSSKRPLDKANPSENSSAKRLKVSDSSTSVKNKPVAAKQEPKEEDDDDDFIPISQRSKKVASDSKSSLTKQTVTKVGSFSIKKTIKKSQKASKFTKYSKSTTKPPSSNDGQTKWTTLEHNGVIFPPPYKPHGIKMLYNGKPVTLTPEQEEVATMYAVMKDTDYVQKETFRKNFWADWHKLLGKNHVIQKLDACDFTPIYDWYQNEKEKKKQMSTEEKKALKEEKLKQEEKYMWARVDGNQEKVGNFRVEPPGLFRGRGEHPKSGKLKRRICPSDVTINIGKNAPIPECPIPGESWKEVRHDNTVTWLAFWNDPINPREFKYVFLAPSSNLKGLSDMQKYEKARRLKDHIGKIRASYTKDFTSKDVTKRQIAVATYLIDKLALRAGNEKDDDEADTVGCCTLKVENVKAIPPNSLEFNFLGKDSIRYENTVEVETPVYKAIIQFQSGKRGSDDLFDMLDTSRLNAHLKNVMDGLTAKVFRTYNASITLDDILNKKTKDGDLSEKLVVYQHANKEVAIICNHQRTVSKTHSAQMSKLTEKIDDLQGIVKDLKIDLDRAKKGKPPLKDADGKQKKNLTPEALERKIAQTNAKIEKMELDMRTKEDLKTVALGTSKINYLDPRITVAWCKRHEVPIEKIFNKSLLAKFSWAMPVEPDFRF; encoded by the exons ATGGTTCCATCAACCAAATCACCACCAGTAAAATCTCCGCTAGCAAGcccaaaagcttcaacttcatcTGCTGGGGCATCAGCAGTGTCAAattcaaaagcttcaacttcatcTAGGGCATCACCAGTACCCAAATCACCACCGTTGACTACATTAGATGGTCATTCTAAACGGTTATCAGAACAGAATAAGTCTACCACAATTAAGAAGGAAATTAATTCTATTGAGCATCCTGCTCAAGGAAATAGTGATTCTGAAGATGAAAAACCGATAGGTGCCAGACTGGGGAAAGTGAAACCTTCTGAAGATTCAGATGATGATAAACCTTTATCATCAAGGATTGCACCAAAGTCCAAGGTGGGAACATCAGGCAGTCACCCTTATGATTCTAAAGAAAGGAAGCCCGTTGTTTCAAAAGTTCAGAAGAACGGTTCCAGCACAACAGATAAAGGCAAAGCTCCATCTGTGGTCTCTAGTAAGAGGCCTCTGGATAAGGCCAATCCTTCTGAGAACTCATCAGCTAAAAGGCTAAAAGTTTCAGATTCTTCTACATCTGTAAAGAATAAGCCGGTAGCGGCCAAACAAGAAccaaaggaagaagatgatgatgatgacttCATTCCAATTTCCCAGAGGAGTAAGAAAGTTGCATCGGATAGTAAATCATCTCTGACAAAGCAAACCGTAACCAAAGTTGGTTCATTCTCAATCAAGAAAACGATCAAGAAGAGCCAAAAGGCATCAAAATTTACAAAGTATTCTAAATCGACCACGAAGCCACCGAGCTCTAATGATGGGCAGACAAAATGGACAACTTTAGAACACAATGGTGTCATTTTCCCACCTCCATACAAGCCTCATGGGATAAAGATGCTTTATAATGGGAAGCCAGTCACCTTGACTCCTGAACAAGAGGAG GTTGCAACAATGTATGCAGTGATGAAAGATACAGATTATGTGCAAAAAGAAACTTTCAGAAAAAATTTCTGGGCTGATTGGCATAAGTTGCTTGGGAAGAACCATGTAATTCAGAAATTGGATGCTTGTGATTTTACCCCAATATATGACTGGTATCagaatgaaaaggaaaagaagaaacaaatgagTACAGAA GAGAAGAAGGCCTTGAAGGAGGAGAAACTAAAACAAGAGGAGAAGTATATGTGGGCTCGCGTTGATGGTAACCAAGAAAAG GTTGGAAACTTCAGAGTTGAACCACCTGGGTTATTCCGAGGTCGTGGAGAGCATCCAAAG TCGGGAAAGCTGAAAAGACGGATTTGTCCAAGTGATGTTACAATTAATATAGGAAAGAATGCCCCAATTCCAGAGTGTCCCATCCCTGGTGAaag CTGGAAAGAAGTAAGGCATGACAATACGGTCACATGGTTAGCTTTCTGGAACGATCCAATTAATCCAAGGGAATTCAAATACGTGTTTCTGGCACCTAGTAGTAACTTGAAGGGTTTAAGTGACATGCAGAAATACGAAAAAGCACGGAGATTGAAG GACCATATAGGAAAAATCAGGGCTTCATACACCAAGGATTTTACTAGTAAAGATGTAACTAAGCGGCAGATAGCAGTTGCTACCTATCTCATTGATAAACTTGCTCTCAGGGCGGGTAATGAGAAG GATGATGATGAAGCGGATACTGTTGGTTGCTGCACTTTAAAAGTAGAGAATGTAAAAGCAATTCCCCCTAACTCGTTGGAG tTTAACTTCCTTGGTAAAGACTCAATCAGATATGAAAATACTGTTGAAGTTGAGACTCCTGTTTACAAGGCAATTATACAGTTCCAGTCTG GGAAACGTGGCAGTGATGATCTCTTTGACATGTTGGATACCAGTAGATTGAATGCTCATCTAAAGAATGTGATGGATGGCCTTACAGCAAAAGTGTTCCGTACCTACAATGCATCTATCACATTGGATGACATA TTGAACAAGAAAACCAAAGACGGAGATCTTTCAGAGAAACTCGTTGTTTATCAGCATGCAAACAAAGAG GTTGCCATCATTTGTAATCATCAACGGACTGTCTCAAAGACTCACAGTGCACAAATGTCCAAGTTAACAGAAAAGATTGATGACCTTCAG GGCATCGTGAAAGATCTGAAAATAGATTTGGACAGGGCCAAAAAAGGAAAGCCCCCACTGAAAGATGCTGatggaaagcaaaagaaaaatttgaccCCGGAAGC GTTGGAGAGGAAGATAGCTCAAACAAATGCAAAGATTGAAAAAATGGAACTGGATATGAGAACTAAAGAGGATCTGAAAACAGTGGCATTGGGAACGTCTAAAATCAACTATCTTGACCCGAGGATCACCGTTGCTTGGTGCAAGCGGCATGAAGTTCCAATCGAGAAG ATCTTCAACAAGTCACTCCTCGCGAAGTTTTCTTGGGCAATGCCAGTGGAGCCTGACTTCAGATTCTGA
- the LOC103453019 gene encoding uncharacterized protein — protein sequence MGTEILRPQDCLIERIRVRPASFSRRKSYYHGNPIANQNYVSNPRSRKPAVRSESRRIQLQAQPADAAPVAKRSSSHDELRGFKMEKVTILRRGESLDSKMNEKGGLAGTGTAGLRPGPEMVQKQVRIVDLRSPVGGKTDMYAGSAFAVSPEPSSLPLPSFSRKKQVSKVVVDDSATRDLRRLLRLD from the coding sequence ATGGGGACTGAGATCTTACGGCCTCAGGATTGTCTCATCGAAAGGATCAGAGTCCGTCCGGCGTCGTTTTCGCGCCGGAAGAGCTACTACCATGGGAACCCCATCGCTAACCAGAATTACGTTTCTAACCCTAGATCTAGAAAGCCGGCGGTGCGATCCGAATCCAGGAGGATCCAGTTGCAGGCTCAGCCGGCGGATGCGGCGCCGGTCGCGAAGAGGTCCAGCTCCCACGACGAACTTCGGGGCTTCAAGATGGAGAAAGTCACGATCTTGCGGCGCGGAGAGTCGCTGGACTCGAAGATGAATGAAAAGGGTGGTTTGGCCGGGACCGGGACTGCGGGGCTCCGGCCCGGGCCGGAGATGGTGCAGAAGCAGGTTCGGATCGTGGATCTGAGGTCTCCGGTGGGCGGTAAGACCGACATGTACGCCGGATCGGCGTTCGCGGTGTCGCCGGAGCCGAGCTCGCTCCCGTTGCCGTCGTTTTCGAGGAAGAAGCAGGTGTCGAAGGTCGTCGTCGACGACTCAGCGACTCGAGACCTGAGGCGGTTGCTCCGGCTCGATTGA